One part of the Natrinema salinisoli genome encodes these proteins:
- a CDS encoding alpha-D-ribose 1-methylphosphonate 5-triphosphate diphosphatase codes for MSSTAQTTEGSVAVVGGRVITPEAVLEGGVRIEGDRIVEVGDVDGDADTVIDADGRLVLPGLVDLHGDDIENHLHPRSGARMALPMALASADRANVAAGITTKFHAISFELDEEADRSPELAATLTAAITAADDLLVDHRLHARCEVTQKRCVDAVLEVVENGDADLVSVMSHIPGKGQFRDVEAFKRYYENASEHTAEEAEEMIEERTDIAMATLRERVDEIVEAAHDTGAVTASHDDENPAEVERLAEAGVDITEYPITLETAERAAELGMTTAMGAPNLVRGESQWGNLSTGDAIDAGVVDSLVADYHPPSLLAAAFVDTGEPLPERVNRVSANPADAVGFDDRGRIEVEARADLLVVDRDPTPTVASALVAGQPVYRADRVVR; via the coding sequence ATGAGTTCAACCGCCCAGACCACTGAGGGAAGTGTCGCCGTCGTCGGCGGACGCGTCATCACGCCCGAAGCCGTGCTCGAGGGCGGCGTTCGTATCGAGGGCGATCGCATCGTCGAAGTCGGAGATGTCGATGGCGACGCCGACACCGTGATCGACGCCGACGGCCGGCTCGTCCTGCCCGGTCTGGTCGATCTCCACGGCGACGACATCGAGAATCACCTCCATCCGCGCTCCGGAGCGCGAATGGCGCTCCCCATGGCGCTGGCCTCGGCTGACCGCGCGAACGTTGCGGCGGGAATCACGACGAAGTTTCACGCCATCTCGTTCGAACTTGACGAGGAAGCCGATCGGTCGCCCGAACTCGCGGCGACGTTGACAGCGGCAATCACCGCTGCCGACGACCTCCTCGTGGACCACCGCCTGCACGCTCGCTGTGAAGTCACGCAAAAACGCTGTGTCGACGCGGTTCTCGAAGTCGTCGAGAACGGCGACGCCGACCTCGTTTCGGTGATGAGCCACATCCCCGGCAAGGGCCAGTTCCGCGACGTCGAGGCGTTCAAACGGTACTACGAGAACGCCAGCGAGCACACGGCCGAGGAGGCCGAAGAGATGATCGAAGAGCGAACCGACATCGCGATGGCGACGCTGCGCGAGCGCGTCGACGAGATCGTCGAGGCCGCCCACGACACCGGTGCAGTGACGGCCTCGCACGACGATGAAAATCCCGCGGAAGTCGAGCGATTGGCCGAAGCCGGCGTGGACATCACGGAGTACCCGATCACGTTAGAGACCGCCGAACGCGCAGCCGAACTGGGTATGACGACCGCGATGGGCGCTCCGAATCTCGTCCGCGGAGAGAGCCAGTGGGGCAACCTCTCGACGGGCGACGCCATCGACGCCGGCGTCGTCGACTCTCTCGTGGCCGACTACCACCCGCCATCGTTGCTCGCGGCGGCGTTCGTCGACACCGGTGAACCACTGCCCGAGCGGGTCAACCGCGTCAGCGCAAATCCCGCCGACGCGGTCGGTTTCGACGACCGCGGTCGGATCGAAGTCGAGGCGCGAGCCGACTTGCTCGTCGTCGACCGTGACCCGACACCGACGGTCGCTAGCGCGCTCGTCGCGGGCCAGCCGGTCTACCGCGCCGATCGGGTGGTGCGATGA
- a CDS encoding alpha-D-ribose 1-methylphosphonate 5-phosphate C-P-lyase PhnJ, translated as MTEQTTTDDVSPGGGTPIATDSVDAALESLDSDGLEGYNYAYLDEHTKREVRRSILKAVAIPGHQVPYASRPMPLARGWGTGGIQASLSILDPEDTFKVIDQGADESVNAANIRRLAENTADVATTTDTTEADLIQSRHRIPEEVLTDEQRLVLQVPITDALRTVDPSDAANRRRHAHKNYGKMWVHLYENIVEYGEIKIASRYPTMVAGRYLMDPSPIPRWDVPKLDHADHLTVLAAGREARIYAVPPHTEVEPLAFEDRQFTVERFPEQACHACGSTDTYLVEVSEEATEDGDDAFETRYACNDSSFCEKRRENPDLPKDHHLDEEVDWGPGTPDAGADDAGAATEQGGAEE; from the coding sequence ATGACTGAACAGACCACAACCGACGACGTATCGCCTGGCGGGGGCACGCCCATCGCGACAGACTCCGTCGACGCCGCTCTCGAGTCCCTGGACAGTGACGGCCTGGAGGGGTACAATTACGCGTACCTCGACGAGCACACCAAACGCGAGGTCCGACGCTCGATACTGAAAGCCGTCGCCATCCCCGGCCATCAGGTGCCCTACGCCTCCCGGCCGATGCCGCTGGCCCGCGGGTGGGGAACCGGCGGTATTCAGGCCTCGCTGTCGATCCTCGATCCCGAGGACACGTTCAAAGTGATCGACCAGGGCGCGGACGAGAGCGTCAACGCCGCCAACATCCGTCGGCTGGCGGAGAACACCGCCGACGTGGCGACGACGACCGACACCACTGAGGCGGACCTGATCCAGAGTCGCCACCGCATCCCCGAGGAGGTGCTGACCGACGAGCAGCGCCTGGTGTTGCAGGTTCCGATCACCGACGCGCTGCGGACGGTCGATCCCTCGGACGCGGCCAACCGTCGGCGACACGCTCACAAGAACTACGGGAAAATGTGGGTCCACCTGTACGAGAACATCGTCGAGTACGGCGAGATCAAGATCGCCTCTCGGTATCCGACGATGGTCGCCGGGCGCTACCTGATGGACCCCTCGCCGATCCCGCGATGGGACGTACCGAAACTCGATCACGCGGACCATCTCACGGTGTTGGCTGCGGGCCGGGAGGCGCGTATCTACGCCGTCCCGCCACACACCGAGGTCGAACCACTGGCCTTCGAGGACCGGCAGTTCACCGTCGAGCGCTTCCCCGAGCAGGCCTGCCACGCCTGCGGGTCGACCGACACATACCTCGTCGAAGTCTCAGAGGAGGCCACCGAGGACGGAGATGACGCCTTCGAAACCCGCTACGCCTGCAACGACTCGAGCTTCTGTGAGAAACGCCGCGAGAACCCCGACCTCCCGAAGGACCATCACCTCGACGAGGAGGTCGACTGGGGGCCGGGAACGCCCGACGCGGGCGCGGATGACGCCGGAGCAGCGACCGAACAGGGAGGTGCCGAGGAATGA
- a CDS encoding HAD family hydrolase encodes MSDRWVGDYDAVVFDNDGVLVAPTEHEILVDAVVDSFRAFGVEIDRSIARRTVAEDTVPIEAAREHGLDPETFWHHRELTASLAQQTHVRDGGKQVYDDVAALGQLDLPLGIVSNNQHATIEFLLAHYDLDGFRTAYGRQPTLEGADRRKPEPDYLERALADLDSSEALYVGDSEKDVVAARRAGIDSVFLRRDHIADVALSVEPTAEVPDLRTLVEILTEQR; translated from the coding sequence ATGAGTGATCGATGGGTGGGCGACTACGATGCCGTCGTCTTCGACAACGACGGTGTGCTGGTCGCGCCGACTGAGCACGAGATACTCGTCGACGCCGTCGTGGACTCGTTTCGAGCCTTCGGCGTCGAGATCGATCGTTCGATCGCCCGACGGACGGTCGCCGAGGATACCGTCCCGATCGAGGCGGCCCGCGAACACGGACTCGATCCGGAAACGTTCTGGCATCACCGCGAGTTGACCGCCAGCCTCGCCCAGCAGACCCACGTCCGGGATGGCGGCAAGCAAGTCTACGACGATGTCGCGGCGCTCGGACAGCTGGACCTGCCTCTCGGGATAGTGAGCAACAACCAGCACGCAACGATCGAGTTTCTGCTCGCACACTACGATCTGGACGGGTTCAGGACGGCCTACGGTCGACAACCGACGCTCGAAGGTGCGGACCGACGGAAGCCGGAGCCGGATTACCTCGAGCGGGCGCTGGCGGACTTAGACTCGAGTGAGGCACTGTACGTTGGTGACTCCGAGAAGGACGTCGTCGCGGCCCGGCGTGCCGGTATCGACTCGGTCTTTCTCCGCCGGGACCACATCGCAGACGTGGCCCTCTCAGTCGAGCCGACTGCTGAAGTGCCGGATCTCCGGACGCTGGTTGAAATACTGACCGAACAGCGCTGA
- a CDS encoding PhnD/SsuA/transferrin family substrate-binding protein, with amino-acid sequence MSDRQSDDGMGESTLNGNSRRHSVGRRGFISGTAATALTASLAGCGGVIGGTADESVVTMLLTPGTPADARRRYKPVQNLLNAEIDDAEFEMQVPTDYSAIRPALESEQAEIGMDDVTVLSKPDMMDIYGTTVTGGSAFYFSMMLVQPDSDIEERTDVEGKTWAFADRLSTSGSIFALYTLQEAGLDIGGAPKDDPVDFEGSWTDHDQALQRLAEGQADGATTWGGNGIPHIPEGTDLPDRVEENSSFLDTMGTETPEFKPIWWSFPIPKQPMYARSSWESDIKEEVGEVLRNSTQEKIEQHYPDDYNEEELPFTTLEDTSIDDYQPVIERMNAVGIDPSE; translated from the coding sequence ATGTCTGACAGACAGAGCGACGACGGAATGGGCGAATCAACACTCAATGGAAACAGTCGAAGACATTCAGTCGGTCGACGCGGGTTCATTTCAGGGACCGCGGCGACCGCCCTCACTGCGAGTTTAGCAGGCTGTGGGGGCGTCATTGGCGGGACCGCGGACGAAAGCGTCGTTACGATGCTGTTGACACCGGGGACACCGGCAGACGCTCGCCGTCGGTACAAACCCGTTCAGAACCTCCTCAACGCAGAAATCGACGATGCAGAGTTCGAGATGCAAGTCCCGACGGACTACTCGGCAATCCGTCCAGCACTGGAAAGCGAGCAGGCCGAGATCGGGATGGACGACGTGACGGTGCTCTCGAAACCGGACATGATGGACATCTACGGGACGACCGTCACCGGCGGCTCGGCGTTTTACTTCTCGATGATGCTCGTCCAGCCGGATTCGGATATCGAAGAACGCACCGACGTCGAAGGGAAGACGTGGGCCTTCGCAGACCGACTCTCGACGAGCGGTTCGATCTTCGCGCTCTATACGCTTCAGGAGGCCGGACTCGATATCGGTGGAGCGCCAAAGGACGATCCGGTCGACTTCGAGGGCAGTTGGACTGACCACGACCAAGCGCTCCAGCGACTCGCCGAGGGCCAAGCCGACGGTGCGACCACTTGGGGTGGCAACGGTATCCCGCACATCCCAGAGGGAACGGATCTACCCGACCGGGTTGAGGAGAACAGCTCGTTCCTGGATACGATGGGAACCGAGACGCCGGAGTTCAAACCGATCTGGTGGTCGTTCCCGATACCGAAACAACCGATGTACGCCCGTAGCTCCTGGGAATCGGACATAAAAGAGGAAGTCGGTGAGGTCCTCCGCAACTCTACGCAAGAGAAGATCGAACAGCACTATCCTGACGACTACAACGAGGAAGAACTGCCGTTCACGACACTGGAAGACACATCCATAGACGACTACCAGCCGGTCATCGAGCGCATGAACGCAGTCGGTATCGATCCCTCAGAATAA
- the phnH gene encoding phosphonate C-P lyase system protein PhnH: MRALGIDPVHDTRRTFDGLLEAMSRPGTVHAVPAPADHAVVATLVDHEVTLATDDETVRAALSDQGRLQRAPFGEADIVHAREHLDWDVQDCRRGSLTEPSDGATVVYRVETLDDDAGDGTTLSLSGPGVDGTAMLSVALPETELSALAAAQSDYPRGVDAIFATEDRVAALPRSVTLEVV; this comes from the coding sequence GTGAGAGCCCTCGGCATCGATCCCGTTCACGACACCCGCCGGACGTTCGACGGGCTACTGGAGGCGATGAGCCGGCCCGGAACCGTCCACGCCGTCCCAGCGCCCGCGGACCACGCCGTCGTGGCGACCCTCGTCGATCACGAGGTGACGCTGGCGACCGACGACGAGACCGTGCGGGCCGCCCTGTCCGATCAGGGCCGGCTTCAACGCGCTCCGTTCGGGGAGGCGGACATCGTCCACGCCCGCGAACACCTCGATTGGGATGTGCAGGACTGCAGGCGTGGCTCGCTGACCGAGCCCAGCGACGGGGCGACCGTCGTCTACCGCGTCGAAACACTCGACGACGACGCGGGCGACGGAACAACACTGAGCCTCTCGGGCCCAGGTGTCGACGGGACGGCAATGCTATCGGTGGCGCTGCCCGAGACGGAACTGTCCGCACTCGCTGCGGCCCAGTCCGACTACCCGCGCGGCGTCGACGCTATCTTCGCCACCGAGGATCGCGTGGCCGCACTCCCGCGGTCGGTAACGTTGGAGGTGGTCTGA
- a CDS encoding phosphonate C-P lyase system protein PhnL, with amino-acid sequence MTVLSVDGLSKTFDMHVLGDTQVVGLDDVSFDVREGEFLAIVGESGSGKSSLLKCLYRTYDPSSGEVVYHGPDGDVDLASCLDRTVIDLRGDSIGYTSQFLDEIPRVPAVDVVARPLVEQGVDREDARSTARDLLSALSVPEELWQAYPATFSGGERQRVNLAQALAPKPDLLLLDEPTSALDPDTRQAAIDLLSTYLGSETTVIGVFHNTDVVDAVADRVVVLDDGRLQRVASIEAYDEEVVIG; translated from the coding sequence ATGACAGTCCTGTCCGTCGACGGTCTCTCCAAAACCTTCGACATGCACGTGCTCGGCGACACCCAGGTCGTCGGTCTCGACGACGTATCGTTCGACGTCCGCGAGGGCGAGTTCCTCGCTATCGTCGGAGAATCCGGCAGCGGTAAGTCCTCGCTGCTGAAGTGTCTGTACCGCACCTACGATCCCAGTTCGGGCGAGGTCGTCTACCACGGTCCCGACGGCGACGTCGATCTGGCCTCGTGTCTCGACCGGACGGTCATCGACCTCCGAGGGGACAGCATCGGATACACCTCACAGTTCCTCGACGAAATTCCCCGGGTCCCCGCGGTCGACGTGGTTGCTCGGCCCCTAGTCGAACAGGGGGTCGACCGCGAGGATGCGCGGTCGACTGCTCGTGACCTGCTTTCGGCGCTGTCGGTACCCGAAGAGCTGTGGCAGGCGTATCCGGCGACGTTCTCCGGCGGCGAGCGCCAGCGAGTGAACCTCGCACAGGCCCTCGCACCGAAACCGGACCTGCTCCTGCTGGACGAACCGACCAGCGCGCTCGACCCCGACACCCGCCAGGCCGCGATCGACCTCCTTTCGACGTATCTCGGTTCGGAGACGACGGTCATCGGCGTCTTCCACAACACGGATGTGGTCGATGCCGTCGCGGATCGAGTGGTCGTCCTGGACGACGGTCGCCTCCAGCGCGTCGCCTCCATCGAGGCGTACGATGAGGAAGTGGTGATCGGATGA
- the phnG gene encoding phosphonate C-P lyase system protein PhnG yields MVDPHDRSDRFELIAACEGATLAQFANDVLEGDPPLSVRQEPRPQLLMQQVCDPVERRPFNLGEVLVTPAEVELEGTRGFAMVPGKGERAALSGAIVDAAVAAGHEETPAIVAALEDVAAREREQRRQDWAQSKHTAVEFETMEGQE; encoded by the coding sequence ATGGTTGATCCACACGACAGATCCGATCGGTTCGAGCTGATCGCCGCCTGCGAGGGGGCGACACTCGCTCAGTTCGCCAACGACGTGCTCGAAGGGGACCCGCCGCTGTCGGTCCGTCAAGAACCACGGCCACAGTTACTGATGCAACAGGTGTGTGACCCGGTCGAACGTCGCCCGTTCAACCTCGGCGAAGTTCTGGTGACACCCGCGGAGGTCGAACTCGAAGGGACACGCGGCTTTGCCATGGTGCCGGGCAAGGGCGAACGGGCCGCGCTCTCGGGCGCGATCGTCGATGCTGCTGTCGCCGCGGGCCACGAGGAGACGCCCGCGATCGTTGCTGCCCTCGAAGACGTGGCCGCTCGGGAACGCGAGCAGCGACGACAGGATTGGGCCCAGAGCAAACACACCGCCGTCGAATTCGAGACGATGGAGGGGCAAGAGTGA
- a CDS encoding sugar phosphate isomerase/epimerase family protein yields the protein MTPSVGAAMDIRFGETVEEFMRYVTDIGLDHVEFKREYLAGHPETPGPERIRELSDRYGVSVTYHAPFRDWNIGSYNEVVRQDSVERVKRTIDDAAEAGAGAVVVHGGSVPKRYPEWVRDRAKQNALHSLAECAEYAQLVGVPLCLENQPINEEKRRYTTTPADLAAMRNTVDVPPQYLGVTLDVGHAKVNGYDWRAFVEEFGHRIRVCHLHDNDGTADQHEPFPDYESVVEAIPADYFVFETKSVDDLATSVGTDEMPPETELPAYE from the coding sequence ATGACCCCGAGCGTCGGCGCAGCGATGGACATTCGCTTCGGGGAGACCGTCGAAGAGTTCATGCGCTACGTCACCGACATCGGACTGGACCACGTGGAGTTCAAACGCGAGTACCTCGCGGGCCATCCGGAGACGCCCGGCCCCGAGCGGATTCGGGAACTGTCCGACCGCTACGGCGTCAGCGTCACGTACCACGCGCCCTTCCGAGACTGGAACATCGGCAGTTATAACGAAGTGGTACGGCAGGACTCCGTCGAGCGGGTCAAGCGGACGATCGATGACGCTGCCGAGGCCGGGGCCGGGGCCGTCGTCGTCCACGGTGGGTCGGTCCCGAAGCGCTACCCCGAGTGGGTCCGCGACCGCGCGAAGCAGAACGCGCTGCACTCGCTTGCGGAGTGTGCCGAGTACGCTCAACTGGTTGGCGTGCCGCTGTGTCTGGAAAACCAGCCCATCAATGAGGAGAAGCGGCGCTACACTACGACGCCAGCAGATCTCGCGGCGATGCGGAACACCGTCGACGTGCCACCGCAGTACCTCGGGGTCACGCTCGACGTGGGCCACGCGAAGGTCAACGGCTACGACTGGCGCGCGTTCGTGGAGGAATTCGGCCACCGAATTCGGGTCTGTCATCTCCACGACAACGACGGCACTGCCGACCAGCACGAGCCGTTTCCCGACTACGAGTCGGTCGTCGAGGCGATTCCGGCGGACTACTTCGTCTTCGAGACGAAATCCGTCGACGACCTGGCGACAAGCGTCGGCACCGACGAAATGCCCCCGGAAACGGAGCTACCGGCCTATGAGTGA
- a CDS encoding carbon-phosphorus lyase complex subunit PhnI, whose amino-acid sequence MGYVAVTAGEELVERAEQLFEKQRIDDDSDDIGVDQIEGQLGRLTAQAMSEGGLYAPRLAALAIKQAQGDTVEAAFLLRAYRSTLERFDETATADPAEIIASRRVSPAFKDVPGGQILGATKDYTQRLLDFDLADDDPEDPTAEWDLDDEGDPERLTNVTELLREEGLLHEPDEPMVDEPNDTTRESVTYPPERDEVLQELARGETGAVTALGYSALRGYGQVHPTLAEVRVGRLPVRIEHPYTGEEVTVTHTEVTESEAVVPVYEKREDPQFAFGYGLTFGRNERKAIGMTVLDASIQLDSDDEPAENAEFVLDTVDGMDSFGFIEHLKLPHYVTFQSILDRIRAIRERKGLSEGGRIETGEQLADPAVAGTSDDD is encoded by the coding sequence GTGGGGTACGTCGCGGTTACTGCCGGGGAGGAACTCGTCGAGCGCGCCGAGCAGTTGTTCGAAAAACAGCGCATCGACGACGACTCCGACGATATCGGCGTCGATCAGATCGAGGGGCAACTCGGCCGCCTCACCGCACAGGCGATGAGTGAGGGCGGCCTCTACGCTCCGCGACTGGCCGCGCTGGCGATCAAGCAGGCCCAGGGCGACACGGTCGAGGCCGCGTTCCTGCTGCGGGCGTACCGCTCGACGCTGGAACGGTTCGACGAAACTGCCACAGCCGATCCGGCCGAAATTATCGCCAGTAGGCGGGTTTCACCGGCGTTCAAGGACGTCCCCGGTGGCCAGATCCTCGGTGCGACCAAGGACTACACCCAGCGACTACTGGATTTCGATCTCGCTGACGACGATCCCGAGGACCCCACTGCCGAGTGGGACCTCGACGACGAGGGTGATCCCGAGCGGCTGACTAACGTCACGGAACTGCTCCGGGAAGAAGGGCTGTTGCACGAACCCGACGAACCGATGGTCGACGAACCCAACGACACGACCCGGGAGTCGGTCACATACCCGCCCGAGCGCGACGAGGTCCTCCAAGAGCTAGCCCGCGGCGAGACCGGCGCGGTGACCGCGCTGGGCTACTCCGCGCTGCGGGGGTACGGCCAGGTCCATCCGACGCTGGCGGAGGTTCGGGTCGGACGCCTGCCTGTCCGGATCGAACACCCGTACACCGGTGAGGAGGTGACCGTCACCCACACCGAGGTCACCGAGTCCGAGGCGGTCGTCCCCGTCTACGAGAAGCGCGAGGACCCACAGTTCGCGTTCGGATACGGGCTGACCTTCGGCCGCAACGAGCGCAAGGCTATCGGAATGACGGTTCTGGACGCCTCAATCCAGCTCGACAGCGACGACGAACCCGCCGAGAACGCCGAGTTCGTCCTCGACACGGTCGACGGGATGGACTCCTTCGGGTTCATCGAACACCTCAAACTGCCCCACTACGTCACGTTCCAGTCGATCCTGGACCGCATCCGCGCCATCAGAGAGCGCAAGGGGTTGAGCGAGGGCGGCCGCATCGAAACCGGCGAACAACTCGCGGATCCAGCAGTCGCGGGAACGAGTGACGATGACTGA
- a CDS encoding glycerophosphodiester phosphodiesterase: MLGIASISGTGAADRNKGHEQGWGDEIRITAHRGFRDVFPQNTVAAIEGSCRLGTDRIEIDIEATKDGEIVVFHDAALDALTDESGLVGETSSEIVLQAEVLNSGETIPTLAETLEAARPDVTINIEFKNSGPLTWTEFAERTLHIASYYSGEYYASSFDPGALRAVRDVDPNVDVAPIFGENKAENLAIARELDAKAVNVSTGVLDEDLVETAHEEGREVNVWTIDSWREASGPVELGVDALIADYPHMATFATKDTHRSPPGWGWHGSSGE, from the coding sequence ATGCTCGGTATCGCATCAATTAGCGGTACTGGTGCAGCGGATCGAAATAAAGGCCACGAGCAAGGCTGGGGAGACGAGATCCGTATCACTGCCCACCGCGGGTTTAGAGACGTCTTCCCGCAGAATACGGTCGCCGCTATCGAGGGATCGTGTCGCCTCGGTACCGACCGTATCGAAATCGACATCGAAGCGACGAAGGACGGCGAGATCGTCGTTTTCCACGATGCGGCCCTAGACGCGCTCACAGACGAGTCAGGACTCGTCGGTGAAACGTCATCGGAAATAGTGTTGCAGGCGGAAGTCCTCAACTCCGGGGAGACAATCCCAACACTCGCCGAGACGCTCGAGGCGGCCAGACCGGACGTCACGATCAACATCGAGTTCAAGAATTCGGGCCCACTCACTTGGACGGAGTTCGCTGAGCGAACACTGCATATCGCATCGTACTACTCAGGCGAGTACTACGCATCCTCGTTCGACCCGGGCGCGCTCAGGGCGGTTCGAGACGTCGACCCGAACGTCGATGTGGCACCCATCTTCGGCGAAAACAAGGCCGAAAACCTGGCTATTGCCCGCGAACTCGACGCTAAAGCAGTCAATGTATCGACCGGAGTGCTCGACGAGGACCTTGTGGAGACCGCACACGAGGAGGGTCGGGAAGTAAACGTCTGGACGATCGACAGCTGGCGGGAAGCCAGCGGACCGGTTGAGCTGGGCGTCGATGCCCTGATCGCGGATTACCCCCATATGGCTACCTTCGCTACCAAAGATACGCATCGTAGCCCGCCGGGTTGGGGGTGGCACGGGTCCAGCGGGGAATAG
- a CDS encoding ATP-binding cassette domain-containing protein: MTLLEAHDLQTRYGPGCPRCVESTGDRAGTNQCPHCGSVVACAEADLSVEAGEVLGIVGESGSGKSSLAELLAIERDDDATTAGEVNYAGHDGNLLEVDYETRHDLRTGEIALVHQHIRDGLNLEFTGGGNVAEKLLSAGNRSYEDVRGRVRDLFDETEIPVARMDDPTSTYSGGMQRRVQIARALATDPDLVVLDEPTTGLDVSVQARVLDMFRRVQREEGVAAIVVSHDLSVVRLLADRTLVMRHGRIVESGLTDRIMEDPHHEYTQTLINSVI, translated from the coding sequence ATGACGCTGTTGGAAGCCCACGACTTGCAGACGCGCTACGGACCCGGCTGTCCCCGCTGTGTCGAGTCGACCGGCGACCGCGCTGGGACGAACCAGTGCCCCCACTGCGGTAGCGTCGTCGCCTGTGCCGAGGCGGATCTCAGCGTCGAGGCCGGGGAGGTGTTGGGTATCGTCGGCGAGTCCGGGTCCGGTAAGTCCAGCCTCGCGGAACTGCTCGCGATCGAGCGCGACGACGACGCTACAACTGCCGGCGAGGTCAACTACGCGGGCCACGACGGTAATCTGCTCGAGGTAGACTACGAAACGCGCCACGATCTCCGCACGGGAGAGATCGCGCTCGTCCACCAGCACATCCGCGACGGCCTGAATCTCGAGTTCACTGGCGGCGGCAACGTCGCGGAGAAACTGCTCTCGGCCGGGAACCGTTCGTATGAGGATGTCCGCGGGCGCGTTCGGGATCTTTTCGATGAGACGGAGATCCCGGTCGCCCGGATGGACGACCCCACCAGCACCTACTCCGGGGGGATGCAGCGGCGCGTCCAGATCGCCCGCGCACTGGCGACCGACCCGGACCTGGTCGTGCTGGACGAACCGACGACGGGGCTCGACGTGAGCGTCCAAGCCCGCGTACTGGACATGTTCCGCCGCGTCCAGCGCGAAGAGGGCGTCGCCGCCATTGTGGTCTCACACGATCTGAGCGTCGTCCGCCTACTCGCCGATCGGACGCTCGTAATGCGCCACGGTCGCATCGTCGAGTCCGGTCTCACCGATCGCATCATGGAAGACCCGCACCACGAGTACACCCAGACCCTCATCAATTCAGTCATATGA
- a CDS encoding low molecular weight phosphatase family protein codes for MSSNTETEGPIRIAFMCVQNAGRSQMSTAFAEREREQRGLRDRVEILTGGTHPAEHVHDEVIDVMEEAGFDLSDRTPREISLEELQSCDYVATMGCSTLDVGQVGEDVDIRDWALDDPDGRDPERVRGIRDEIERRVVALFNEFSTAE; via the coding sequence ATGTCATCCAACACTGAAACAGAAGGACCGATTCGCATCGCCTTCATGTGCGTCCAGAACGCTGGCCGCTCCCAGATGTCTACGGCCTTTGCGGAACGTGAACGAGAACAACGTGGGCTCAGGGACCGCGTTGAGATCCTCACCGGTGGGACCCACCCGGCCGAGCACGTCCACGACGAAGTCATCGACGTGATGGAAGAAGCGGGATTCGACCTCTCGGACCGAACGCCGCGAGAGATCTCGCTGGAAGAGTTACAGTCCTGTGATTACGTCGCAACGATGGGCTGTTCGACGCTCGATGTCGGCCAAGTCGGCGAGGACGTTGACATCCGTGACTGGGCGCTTGACGACCCTGACGGACGGGATCCGGAGCGAGTTCGCGGCATTCGCGACGAGATCGAACGCCGCGTCGTCGCGTTGTTCAACGAATTCAGTACGGCCGAGTAG